A region of the Phaseolus vulgaris cultivar G19833 chromosome 11, P. vulgaris v2.0, whole genome shotgun sequence genome:
CGGCACACTGGAGCCTAAAGAGAGTTCTTCAGAATTCGATGGGGGATTTATGTTACTGCTGGGATTCCATCAATAAGATGATTATTTTACAACATAATGCAATCAAAGCTTCATTCCAAAAGAGTTTGCATGTGGTTGGACATCGGTTTAAGGTTACAGCTTACAAAAAATTGTTAGGTCTTGTGTCTAAATATGCTTTGAACCTTATTTTGGAAGAGGTTGATAGGGTTAAATCAGTGGGGTTTGATAAAAGTAGGTGTAAATGTAGTCTTACATGTACTCATGGTCTTCTTTGTGCATGTCAATTGGCTTCATTTGGTGTTGGTAGCATACCACTTAAATCAGTACATGTGATGTGGACTCGTTTAAGCTTTGAAGACATTGCAACTGAACAATCTTCATCTGAGTTGTCAATTGATAAAGAGTTTGAGGTCATCGTGAAGCGGTTCAAAGAGTTGGATGTTGCAGGTAAGGTTAACATCAAAAGTAAATTGCAGGAGATTGCCTTTCTAGAGAAGACATCTATTTACGCACCAGATCATAAGGTGAAAACAAAAGGTGTTGTAAAGATGTCTCGTCCTACCAAATTCATGAGATCAACTAAGCGAATCCCTTCTTATTTTGAACATGTGGATTTCTTATACTCACAACATGATAGTTGTGCAAGCAAAAAATCTAATGAAGAAAGCTTACCAGAAATTGTACCAACAAAATGTATTCCTTTCCTTGATCAATTCCCTATAAGGTATCATCCATACATTGTTGATGTTGTCGACGTTAAGGCTGATGGCCATTGTGGCTACCGTGCTGTTGCTGCCCAATTGGGAATGGGAGAGGAGTCATTGGCTGTTGTTCGAatgaatttgttaaaagaacTAAGTGAATGGAGACAAGAATATGTTCAACTCTTTGGTGGTGATGATAGATATGAATACTCGAAGAAGTCACTTCTAGTGGAACACATGTCTATGGTACACCATTTCATTTTTACATTACATTTCTTCATTTAACTTTGTTTCTCAATTGTACTTGCAGGCAGGAACAGATAAGTGGATGACAATTCCAAACATGGGATATGTTATTGCAAATCGGTATAATGTCATTCTTGTTTCTTTGTCCATGTTACAATCATTGAGTATTTTTCCTTTAAGAACCCAAGCACCAAGTAACTTCCGTCATCATCGAATCATTGCAATTGGGCATGTCCGCGAAAATCATTTTGTGCAAGTATAAACTAAACCAATCAAGATTTATGTGCTAAATTAAGATTTATGTACCTTATATTTATTACCTTTATAGGTCAAGCTCAAAGATGGTTGTCCAATTCCACCTACGGATATATTGTGGGCATCACATCGTTATCCGGCGACCCAAACTTGGTCAACATACTACACTAGACGGATACAAGTTTATACACAACTAATGTCCATTGGACGATATTTGTAATCATAACATTTGTAATAGATACTTAATGTTTAGGTTTATGGATGTTTAGCGTATTTGGATGTACATTTGCAatgattatttatttagtaCATTTGCAATGGTTATGTATTCAGTACATTTGCAATGTTGAATAGCTTTTGGAGTTGTCCTACACAATTATGAGGAGCATACGGATGGCCATATCCGGAAGTCAGTGAAGTGCTTGCGGATGGCCAAATCTGGAAGTCAAACTTTTGTCTACAGATAAAAATATCCGCAAGTCAAAACTCcattacggataaaaatatccggaagccACTAATCacctacggataaaaatatccagaaTGCAATAATAAATTACGGAAAAATTTATGCGGAATGCAATAGTGaattacggataaaaatatctgtGGCATGTCGTACCTTGATGGTTCCTTCGATGATGGTTCATTCTCCGACTTCAAAAGTTCTACTGCTCTGCCTGCGATAATGAAGGTCACGGTGGCTGCAAACGAATGGAGAAGAAGGTGGCTCACAGTGGTTGCGACAGCTGCTTCACgcacaaaggaagaagaagaagaatagggTTGGGTGTAGGAAATTGGGTGCATATCACACTTAAAGTATTATGAAATTCATTAAGGGTAATTTTGTCTTTTTCTAATATGTGATTGGGTGCCAATTAAAATGTGTTGGGTGTAGGGAGAATCTGCCTTAAACCTACACTAATTGGCCCAATACATGACCCATGAAAAAGGTCCAAATACAAACCCAAAATAAAGCATACGCTACTTTGTAAAATTTTTATAAGACCAAAGAAATTGGAAGATCAATCAATAATTAATTCTTCATAAAAAGAGAGTATTATgatccttcttcttctttcaacCTTCTTCTACTTCTTTCAACTTGCTCTCACCCTGATaaaaatttggtagaaatagTATAAATAGGTGGTGATCCCAAGGTATACACGGTGAATTAATTATGCATTTATTACCATATATTTCTAAGTTGATGTAAGCGTTAGAGTGTCATTACAAATACCCTCCCACTTTTGATTCCGAGCCAACACACAATAAAAGGAAAATGAGCTTAGAGCATTGTGTTGGAGCAAAAGACTATTCAAAGACAAAGGATTTGTACTCCATAAGTCTTGCACTCAGTCTTATGTATGAACAAGTATATAATTAATACAAGAgatatctttctttttttacaaTAACAAGTATCTTATGAGTTAGTTGCAAGAATCTTGAAATCAAGTATATCCCTTAAACCTTCTTTAGTCAAATTTCTTACAAAGAatagttaattttataaataagacAAAGTTGATTCTATTATCCAAAACTCTTTCAGTTTTAATTAAGTATTTGAGTTTTtcctttaatatatttaaagagTCTTATACTTAATAACATGTCTGCCGTGTTTTCTAAGACAGTACAAAACACTAAgagtataaattatttatgacAATCTTCAGGTTTGACATTGAGAGAAAAAAAGCAAAATACCGTTCAAAACTTGTAACTTTTATTGGAATCTTTTTTccagtaattattttttattaataaaacttGGATTCAAAACCTTggataaacaattttttaagtGGCTTTATACATTATGATAGTATACTAACAGTCTTACAGAAAAATAAGCACCCTTATTATAAGCTTAAAGCCAACAACTTCATGTATTTGAGCTATATATCAGTCCATTTTTAGAAGACCACAATAATTTAAAAGCCAGAAACACCAAGTACTTCTAACACTAAGTGCTAAAAAATAAGATCATCGGTGGATTGTTATGAATATGGTTTTCCTTCAATTTCATGTAACGTTTAGTGATATGTTTTGTCTTAGGATTGAAGCAAAGATTCCAATGTTATAAGTTTACagattttacatttttatgcaaaaaatacttttgttttttccttttgtaAACACATACTTAAACACTTATATCAAGGTCAAAATATATTCTTCAaagaaaaaggataaaaatatgtattatcACAAACAAGAACTACTAAAGTAGAGCAAAAAGAAAGGCAATGGAAAAACAGTGGGGGAAaccaaaataaagaaaaggaaaaagtgCCCATTTCTGTACCAATGATTCCCTTTGAGCCTCCAAAAAATATCCATGATTCCTTCTTGTTAGAAAAACTTCCAAAGTGAAGCTTTATGCCATTGGACTATAGCACTTGCACGATATTCTTTACCTTTTTATTTCATAATCATTTGGAGGCACAAGCAAGATCACTAGAAACCAGCAACATATAAGACCCAGATAATTGTGAGAAAGTCCAAAAGCTTGAGTTGGGTATGGTACACCGCGTGCCATGCCATTTTCATGCACAAGCAGCTGCTCAACTCTGCTCCTTTTTCTGTCCCTAACGGATATGCTCACAAACAAAACCTCCCTCAAAACCAGTACTACACTCATTGCCTCACCAATCATGCATACATCACACAccccatttcaaatttcttgtaCCTTTCTTGCTTCATCATCACCATCATTGTGATCCTTCCACCCAATTAGGGCCCTTCACTGGCTCTATATATAGCCCAAAACTGCGTACTTACGTAGCAGCATCGATCATGATGCTCTCTGCATGAGTGCCTCTGCCCCCATCAGTCTGCTGAATGTTGAAAATTCAGAAGGATATGTGTGTTTTCTTGTTGGGATATATGAGAGGCCAGTGAGTGAGTGCACTGTAGCAAGCATATTCCATGTAACGTTTCATCACAAAATCACCCTTTAATTGGCCACTGGGTTACACTACATTACATCTTTCTTTACTTCTTTTCAACAAGAATAAGGATGTTTTTTTATCTACATTATGAAACCAATTCTTTTTTAAACGGAAACGATACATAATAATTAAGGATCCAGTTTCTGAGTTTAAGTAATGTACTTTGTTAGTAACTTGCATAAAATGTGTCTTCTTTTCCCAATTAATTTACACTCATTATATCTTTTATATAAtatacaagaaaataatatgaataacataatattaatgTAAGTCTTTCTCTATATTATTTGAGAGATTTAGTGTTGTATTCTTCTGGTGACCAACATTCGATTCACATAGCATTTTCTTATGGATCCA
Encoded here:
- the LOC137808600 gene encoding uncharacterized protein → MGDLCYCWDSINKMIILQHNAIKASFQKSLHVVGHRFKVTAYKKLLGLVSKYALNLILEEVDRVKSVGFDKSRCKCSLTCTHGLLCACQLASFGVGSIPLKSVHVMWTRLSFEDIATEQSSSELSIDKEFEVIVKRFKELDVAGKVNIKSKLQEIAFLEKTSIYAPDHKVKTKGVVKMSRPTKFMRSTKRIPSYFEHVDFLYSQHDSCASKKSNEESLPEIVPTKCIPFLDQFPIRYHPYIVDVVDVKADGHCGYRAVAAQLGMGEESLAVVRMNLLKELSEWRQEYVQLFGGDDRYEYSKKSLLVEHMSMAGTDKWMTIPNMGYVIANRYNVILVSLSMLQSLSIFPLRTQAPSNFRHHRIIAIGHVRENHFVQVKLKDGCPIPPTDILWASHRYPATQTWSTYYTRRIQVYTQLMSIGRYL